One region of Camelus bactrianus isolate YW-2024 breed Bactrian camel chromosome 20, ASM4877302v1, whole genome shotgun sequence genomic DNA includes:
- the MRPS18B gene encoding small ribosomal subunit protein mS40, with translation MRSRFSGLFLLCAYVRMAASVLNVFLRRLPSISPFRGAYGVQVPLQTLCTKAPAEDDSLPPVSVSPYKDEPWKYLDSEEYLNRYGSRPVWADYRRNHKGGVPPQRTRKMCIRGNKVAGNPCPICRDQKLHVDFRNVKLLEQFVCAHTGIIFHAPYTGVCMRQHKNLTKAIQKARDYGLLRYHIPQVEPRDLDFSTSHGAVSATPPAPTLVSGDPWYPWYSWKQPPERELSRLRRLYQGHLREASGPPPESMPKVPLTAPAEASSTEQAGPQSAL, from the exons ATGCGCAGTCGCTTCTCCGGCCTTTTCCTGCTTTGTGCGTACGTCAGGATGGCTGCCTCGGTATTGAACGTGTTCCTGAGGCGCCTTCCTAGCATTTCGCCCTTCAGAGGTGCCTACGGAGTTCAG GTTCCGCTCCAGACTCTTTGCACCAAAGCCCCGGCTGAGGACGATTCTTTGCCCCCAGTATCCGTTTCCCCTTATAAGGATGAACCGTGGAAATATCTGGACTCAGAAG AATACCTGAACCGCTATGGTTCTCGCCCCGTCTGGGCTGACTACCGTCGCAACCACAAAGGTGGAGTACCCCCACAGCGGACTCGAAAGATGTGTATT CGTGGAAATAAAGTTGCTGGGAATCCCTGCCCCATCTGCCGGGATCAGAAGTTGCATGTTGACTTTAGG AATGTCAAGCTCTTGGAACAGTTTGTCTGCGCCCACACGGGTATCATCTTCCATGCTCCATATACAG gGGTCTGTATGAGGCAACACAAGAATTTGACCAAGGCCATCCAGAAAGCCAGGGATTATG GTCTCCTCAGGTACCACATTCCCCAGGTTGAACCTCGGGACCTTGACTTCAGTACCTCTCATGGAGCTGTGAGTGCTACTCCGCCAGCCCCAACTCTGGTTTCAGGTGACCCCTGGTACCCGTGGTACAGCTGGAAACAGCCACCAGAGAGAGAGCTGTCCCGCCTTCGCCGGCTCTACCAGGGCCACCTCCGAGAAGCAAGTGGCCCTCCACCTGAGTCAATGCCCAAAGTGCCCCTTACAGCCCCAGCTGAAGCATCCTCCACTGAGCAGGCTGGCCCCCAGAGTGCTTTGTAG